A stretch of the SAR86 cluster bacterium genome encodes the following:
- a CDS encoding saccharopine dehydrogenase NADP-binding domain-containing protein: protein MDKQYEIILYGATGFTGQICCKYIRDNYPDLTWAIGGRNKEKLEQIKSDFNLNCDVVVADGADLDALKLMTSQTKVVLSTAGPFARYGSLLVQACVEEGSHYTDITGENHWVKGLIDKHHDEAASKGIRIIPSCGYDSIPSDIGAFFTISQFNKPVLRVDVYHEAQGGASGGTTETIFTMDGVGKEMRDPFVLNPEDTVSDEQRENSKDGFKVEKIDGLDGWAGVGVMAVANTRVVRRSAALMEQNQRPYGNNFTFGEHGLFSSKRNARLASIGLLIGFIVLSTPIKHLVRPFLPKPGEGPSQETQDNGWFRATFVARSEDNEKKICTMYGSGDPGYKSTAKLVCESAMALARSDNLPGGPEYGGVLTSAVGLGEVLVDRLKNAEIEFKVMS, encoded by the coding sequence ATGGATAAACAGTACGAAATAATTCTTTACGGGGCTACCGGTTTTACAGGTCAGATTTGTTGTAAGTACATTCGAGATAATTATCCTGATTTGACTTGGGCGATTGGAGGAAGAAATAAAGAGAAACTTGAGCAAATTAAATCAGACTTTAATCTCAATTGTGACGTAGTTGTAGCTGATGGAGCAGACTTAGATGCTTTAAAACTAATGACAAGTCAAACTAAAGTTGTCTTATCTACTGCTGGGCCATTTGCAAGATATGGCTCTTTGCTGGTTCAAGCATGTGTTGAAGAAGGCTCTCACTATACTGATATAACTGGAGAGAATCATTGGGTAAAAGGTTTAATTGATAAACATCATGATGAAGCTGCTTCTAAAGGAATAAGAATTATTCCATCTTGCGGCTATGATTCCATACCTTCTGATATCGGAGCTTTTTTTACTATTTCTCAATTTAACAAACCTGTATTAAGAGTGGACGTCTATCATGAAGCTCAAGGCGGGGCCTCAGGCGGAACAACCGAGACAATATTTACTATGGATGGCGTTGGAAAAGAAATGAGAGACCCTTTTGTTTTGAATCCTGAAGATACAGTATCAGATGAGCAGAGGGAAAATTCTAAAGATGGATTTAAGGTAGAGAAAATTGATGGCCTTGATGGATGGGCCGGTGTAGGCGTAATGGCTGTAGCCAATACAAGAGTTGTAAGACGATCTGCCGCTCTAATGGAGCAGAATCAAAGACCCTATGGAAACAACTTTACTTTTGGAGAACATGGTTTATTTTCTTCAAAAAGAAATGCAAGATTAGCTTCGATAGGACTCCTAATCGGTTTTATAGTTTTAAGTACTCCAATAAAACATTTAGTAAGACCTTTCCTTCCCAAACCAGGAGAAGGACCTAGTCAAGAAACACAAGATAATGGTTGGTTTAGGGCTACTTTTGTAGCTCGTTCTGAAGATAATGAAAAGAAGATTTGTACAATGTATGGGTCTGGAGATCCGGGTTATAAATCTACGGCTAAATTAGTTTGTGAATCCGCAATGGCTCTTGCACGTTCTGATAACTTGCCCGGTGGTCCGGAGTATGGAGGAGTTCTAACCTCTGCTGTTGGATTAGGAGAGGTATTGGTTGATAGATTAAAAAATGCAGAAATTGAATTTAAAGTTATGTCTTAA
- a CDS encoding 6-phosphofructokinase, whose protein sequence is MKSQNAIYAQSGGVTSVINATASAVIEASRKSKKINKLYAGKDGIIGILNEELIDTSLENFSDIKKLMHTPGGAFGSCRHKLKDVNQSKREYERLIDVFKAHDIGYFFYNGGGDSQDTSNKIAQYTKDAGFPVTCIGIPKTIDNDLPYTDNCPGFGSVAKYIATSTKEAALDVKSMSKSSTKVFIFEVMGRHAGWLAASAGLAKSKNNSAPHIILLPEVSFNEKLFLKKVKEVVKKEDYCVIVVSEGAKYKNGKFLADAGTVDSFGHKQLGGVAPRIAEMISNKLGFKYHWAVSDYLQRSARHIASQVDLDHAYAVGKAAVEYASSGENAIMPIIVRKKTKSYSWEVGKVALSKVANIEKKMPRNFISKDGFGITQSCKNYLSPLIQGEAWAPFEDGVIQTASLKNKLIRKKLRNFKI, encoded by the coding sequence ATGAAATCTCAGAATGCAATCTATGCTCAATCAGGAGGGGTTACTTCTGTTATCAATGCAACTGCCTCTGCGGTAATAGAGGCTTCTAGAAAATCAAAGAAAATTAATAAACTTTATGCTGGCAAGGATGGAATCATTGGGATACTCAATGAAGAACTAATTGATACCAGTCTAGAAAATTTTTCCGATATCAAAAAATTAATGCACACTCCAGGAGGCGCTTTTGGTTCCTGTAGACATAAACTCAAAGACGTCAATCAAAGTAAAAGAGAATATGAAAGACTCATTGATGTTTTTAAGGCTCATGACATTGGTTACTTTTTTTACAATGGCGGAGGTGATTCTCAAGACACCTCAAACAAAATCGCCCAATACACAAAAGATGCAGGATTTCCCGTTACCTGCATTGGCATACCAAAAACAATAGATAATGACTTGCCCTATACGGATAACTGTCCCGGTTTTGGATCCGTTGCAAAGTATATTGCCACATCAACTAAAGAAGCGGCTTTGGATGTAAAAAGTATGTCTAAGAGCTCAACCAAAGTATTTATCTTTGAGGTTATGGGCAGACATGCAGGATGGTTGGCTGCTTCTGCAGGTCTTGCTAAATCAAAAAATAACTCTGCTCCTCATATTATCTTACTCCCAGAAGTAAGCTTTAATGAAAAATTATTCCTAAAAAAAGTAAAAGAAGTTGTAAAAAAAGAGGATTATTGCGTCATTGTCGTGTCTGAAGGAGCTAAATACAAGAATGGAAAATTTCTTGCAGATGCAGGGACAGTGGACTCATTTGGTCATAAACAACTTGGTGGGGTTGCACCTCGTATTGCTGAAATGATAAGCAATAAATTAGGTTTTAAATATCATTGGGCAGTCTCTGACTACTTACAACGTTCGGCTAGACATATTGCATCCCAGGTAGATTTAGATCATGCATATGCAGTGGGAAAAGCAGCTGTTGAATACGCTTCTTCGGGAGAAAACGCGATTATGCCAATAATAGTTAGAAAAAAAACTAAGTCATATTCCTGGGAGGTTGGAAAAGTTGCATTGAGCAAAGTAGCAAATATAGAGAAAAAGATGCCTAGAAATTTCATCTCAAAAGATGGTTTTGGTATTACTCAGTCTTGTAAAAATTATCTAAGCCCATTAATTCAGGGTGAGGCTTGGGCGCCATTTGAAGATGGTGTAATTCAAACTGCTTCTTTGAAAAATAAACTTATCAGAAAAAAGCTTAGAAATTTCAAAATTTAA
- a CDS encoding DUF2244 domain-containing protein: MVKIENNLEDKIYRILLRPNQSSDWKSSLIFILIIAFTCLSIGIGFALAGATMILPFAGLEILFVGVCVYLVMKNTYKQEVITLTKETLKIEKGQGKRDQVWEYFRMWSFVSVERPEHPWYPAHIVVSSKGERVPIGDFLTEDEKEELVENLERIILELK; encoded by the coding sequence ATGGTCAAAATTGAAAATAACTTAGAAGACAAAATATACAGGATATTGCTTCGTCCCAATCAATCTTCTGATTGGAAATCTAGTTTGATTTTTATCCTTATAATAGCATTCACATGTTTATCAATTGGTATTGGTTTTGCCCTAGCCGGTGCCACTATGATTCTGCCATTTGCAGGATTAGAAATACTTTTTGTTGGTGTATGCGTTTATTTAGTTATGAAAAATACTTATAAGCAAGAAGTGATAACCCTAACAAAAGAAACATTAAAAATTGAAAAAGGACAAGGAAAACGAGACCAAGTTTGGGAATATTTTAGGATGTGGTCTTTTGTTTCAGTAGAGCGACCAGAGCATCCTTGGTATCCAGCGCATATAGTAGTTTCTTCAAAAGGAGAGCGCGTCCCAATAGGCGACTTTCTTACTGAAGATGAAAAAGAAGAATTAGTAGAAAACCTTGAAAGAATAATTCTGGAATTAAAGTAA
- a CDS encoding CoA transferase, with product MSGILEGVKVLDFGRYIAGPFCGALLADYGAEVIRIERISGSEDRYVTPVTEDGQGAMFLQLNRNKMGLTLNPTKDKGREIVRRLVENSDIVIANLPEQTLKSMGLDYDDLKLINPGIILTSNTAFGTTGPYAERVGFDGVAQAMSGAMDMTGQPDQPTKAYAPYVDFCSASLAAFGTLLAYLEKQKTGRGQRVQTSLLQTALTTTNSLLIEQEILNVNRVASMNRAQTSGPSDTFKTKDGWILVQTVGGPLFERWVKLMGEEDWLTDERFKDDLSRGENGELISARMSDWCAERTSQEAIAALESSRIPVGEVLKAKQTLNEEHIIEKGSFIKMSYPTMDEEYSVVGPAIELSENPGQIKTRSPELGEHNVEILSGLGYTQEDIEKFKIDRII from the coding sequence ATGAGTGGAATTTTAGAGGGTGTAAAAGTTCTAGATTTTGGAAGATATATTGCAGGACCTTTTTGTGGTGCACTGCTTGCAGATTATGGCGCAGAAGTTATCAGAATAGAAAGAATTAGTGGAAGTGAAGATAGATATGTAACGCCCGTAACAGAAGATGGACAGGGAGCGATGTTTCTTCAGCTCAATCGAAATAAAATGGGTTTAACCTTAAATCCAACTAAAGATAAAGGTAGGGAAATAGTAAGAAGACTTGTAGAAAATTCTGATATTGTTATTGCAAACTTACCAGAACAGACACTCAAATCAATGGGTCTTGATTATGATGATCTTAAATTAATAAATCCAGGGATAATACTGACTTCAAACACAGCTTTTGGAACAACCGGTCCTTATGCAGAAAGAGTTGGATTTGACGGCGTTGCTCAAGCTATGTCAGGTGCTATGGATATGACCGGGCAGCCGGACCAACCAACTAAAGCATATGCACCATATGTAGATTTTTGTAGTGCCTCGCTTGCGGCCTTTGGAACTCTATTAGCGTATTTGGAAAAACAAAAAACTGGTAGAGGTCAGAGGGTTCAAACATCCTTATTACAAACAGCGCTTACAACAACTAACAGTCTTTTAATCGAACAAGAAATACTAAATGTTAATAGGGTTGCATCTATGAATAGAGCCCAGACATCAGGTCCATCAGATACATTCAAAACAAAAGATGGATGGATCCTTGTTCAGACCGTAGGAGGCCCACTTTTTGAAAGATGGGTCAAACTGATGGGAGAAGAGGATTGGTTAACTGATGAGAGGTTTAAAGATGATTTAAGCAGAGGCGAAAACGGAGAACTTATAAGTGCAAGGATGTCAGATTGGTGTGCAGAAAGAACATCTCAAGAAGCTATAGCTGCTTTAGAGAGTTCAAGAATTCCAGTAGGAGAAGTACTTAAAGCAAAACAGACACTTAATGAAGAACATATTATCGAAAAGGGTTCTTTTATTAAGATGAGTTATCCAACCATGGATGAAGAATACTCGGTAGTTGGTCCTGCAATAGAATTATCAGAAAATCCAGGACAAATAAAAACTAGATCGCCTGAATTAGGTGAACATAATGTAGAAATTCTTTCTGGCCTTGGCTACACTCAAGAAGATATAGAGAAATTTAAAATAGATAGAATTATCTAG
- a CDS encoding acyl-CoA/acyl-ACP dehydrogenase, which translates to MDFKLSDQQKELQDTARSFAQNEMVEVADSMEKTSEPLSKEWLKKYSEMGFLGINVSEDYGGLGLSNLDALLVMEEFAKVSSAVAFPIFESCVGPVKAIEHFASEELKQKVIPEVCAGNIVVAVSMSEPNAGSALTDLTTKAEIKDNKFILNGTKRWCSGGGHSEGYVVYCRMSDDPGANGIGAVYIEKDAPGVSFGQQEKLMGWNGIPSADIYFDNVEVPVENIIVEANGGFKKLMEAFDLERCGNAIMCLGQASGALESAIDYVQEREQFGKPIVEFQAVQMKLAEMAMKVEASRLLIHRAAHNAQEGFPSIFESSVGKCFSNETAREVVASAMQLMGGYGFNKEYSMERKYRDVWGWGIAGGTIDIQKINITSAMVGKRFNQRK; encoded by the coding sequence ATGGACTTTAAACTATCTGACCAACAAAAAGAACTTCAAGATACTGCAAGATCATTTGCTCAAAATGAAATGGTTGAAGTGGCCGATTCAATGGAGAAGACAAGCGAGCCACTTTCTAAGGAATGGCTAAAAAAATACTCAGAAATGGGTTTTTTAGGCATCAATGTTTCTGAAGATTATGGCGGACTAGGTTTATCTAATTTAGATGCGCTACTTGTCATGGAAGAATTCGCTAAAGTTTCTTCAGCAGTTGCTTTTCCAATATTTGAAAGTTGTGTCGGTCCTGTTAAGGCAATAGAACATTTTGCTTCTGAAGAATTAAAGCAGAAGGTCATTCCTGAAGTTTGTGCAGGAAATATAGTAGTTGCTGTTTCAATGTCAGAACCAAATGCAGGTTCAGCCTTGACTGATCTGACTACAAAAGCTGAAATTAAAGACAACAAATTTATTCTAAATGGTACTAAAAGATGGTGTTCTGGTGGAGGTCATTCTGAGGGTTATGTTGTTTACTGCAGAATGTCAGATGATCCAGGTGCAAATGGTATTGGAGCAGTTTATATCGAGAAAGATGCTCCTGGAGTAAGCTTTGGTCAGCAAGAAAAGCTTATGGGTTGGAATGGTATACCCTCTGCAGACATTTATTTTGATAACGTAGAAGTTCCAGTTGAAAATATAATTGTTGAAGCTAATGGTGGTTTTAAAAAACTGATGGAAGCCTTCGATCTTGAAAGATGTGGCAATGCGATAATGTGCCTAGGACAAGCTTCTGGAGCATTAGAGAGTGCAATTGACTATGTTCAAGAGAGAGAACAATTTGGTAAGCCCATTGTTGAATTTCAAGCTGTCCAAATGAAATTAGCGGAAATGGCAATGAAAGTTGAAGCATCAAGGCTTCTTATCCACCGAGCAGCTCATAATGCCCAGGAAGGTTTCCCAAGTATCTTCGAGTCGAGTGTTGGAAAATGTTTTTCAAATGAGACTGCTCGAGAAGTAGTTGCATCTGCTATGCAGCTAATGGGTGGCTATGGATTTAATAAAGAATACTCCATGGAGAGAAAATATAGAGATGTTTGGGGCTGGGGAATAGCTGGTGGAACTATAGATATTCAAAAGATTAATATTACTTCAGCAATGGTGGGAAAAAGATTTAACCAAAGAAAGTAG
- a CDS encoding acetylornithine/succinylornithine family transaminase has translation MRQNSKNNELRGVYDNVMLPNYSPANFVPKKAEGSLVWDQDDKEYIDFGGGIAVNSLGHSHPSLIKALTDQSKKIWHLSNYLTNEPAIKLANKLTELTFAENIFFSNSGSEANEAAIKIARKYHSSRNENRNEIVSFQNSFHGRSLLNISLGSSEMHRNGFGPLMPGIKHGVFNDLSCLEELITDQTAAVILEPVQGEAGVFKATNNFMSKLNEVTSKKGALLIIDEVQSGVGRMGSLYGYMNYDIQPDIVTSAKGLGGGIPIGATLTTKVIGESMQPGTHGSTFGGNPIACAVAHEVLNIVSDEKFLNDVSEKEKLFLDLLSELEAEGVFSDVRSAGLWIGCDLVDKSANEVLDQAYEQGLILVSAGSNCLRLAPALNIPNSEIEKGVEILKQVLLGE, from the coding sequence ATGAGACAAAATAGTAAAAATAATGAATTAAGAGGGGTATATGACAACGTAATGTTGCCAAATTACTCTCCTGCAAATTTCGTACCGAAGAAGGCAGAGGGATCACTTGTTTGGGATCAAGATGATAAAGAATACATAGATTTTGGAGGAGGAATAGCCGTTAATTCCCTAGGTCATTCTCACCCCTCTCTTATCAAGGCACTGACAGATCAGTCAAAAAAAATATGGCATCTTAGTAATTACTTAACAAATGAGCCAGCGATTAAATTAGCAAATAAGCTAACTGAGTTAACTTTTGCAGAAAATATTTTTTTTAGTAATTCAGGATCAGAAGCCAATGAAGCTGCTATAAAAATAGCCAGAAAATATCACTCTTCGAGAAATGAAAATAGAAATGAAATAGTTTCTTTTCAAAACTCTTTTCATGGAAGATCTCTTTTGAATATCTCTCTAGGAAGTTCTGAAATGCACAGGAATGGATTCGGACCCCTAATGCCTGGAATCAAACACGGAGTATTTAACGACTTATCGTGTCTAGAAGAGCTCATTACTGATCAAACTGCAGCTGTGATTCTTGAACCGGTTCAAGGCGAGGCTGGGGTCTTCAAAGCGACAAATAACTTTATGTCAAAACTCAATGAGGTGACATCTAAAAAGGGTGCTCTTCTAATAATTGACGAAGTACAAAGTGGAGTTGGGAGAATGGGTAGCCTCTATGGATACATGAATTATGATATTCAACCAGACATAGTGACATCCGCCAAGGGATTAGGTGGTGGAATACCTATTGGGGCCACACTAACGACAAAAGTTATTGGTGAGAGTATGCAGCCAGGTACTCACGGCTCAACTTTTGGAGGCAATCCAATTGCCTGTGCAGTCGCTCATGAAGTATTAAACATAGTGAGTGATGAAAAATTTCTTAATGATGTCAGTGAAAAGGAAAAATTATTTTTGGATCTTTTATCTGAGTTAGAGGCTGAGGGAGTATTCTCAGACGTAAGGTCGGCGGGATTATGGATTGGTTGCGATTTAGTAGATAAAAGTGCCAATGAAGTATTAGATCAAGCATATGAACAAGGTTTAATCTTGGTTTCCGCTGGTTCAAATTGTCTTAGATTAGCTCCTGCTCTAAATATCCCGAATTCGGAAATAGAAAAAGGAGTTGAGATATTAAAACAAGTTTTATTAGGGGAATAA
- the mpl gene encoding UDP-N-acetylmuramate:L-alanyl-gamma-D-glutamyl-meso-diaminopimelate ligase, producing the protein MSKERVHILGICGTFMGGLALMGKEKGIEISGCDENIYPPMSDHLKDMGIEIIEGYDSSDLPVADYYVIGNSISRGNPALEYLLSKKSNLISGPEWLYDYVIKDKKVIAVSGTHGKTTTTAMIAWIFEDNNIDVGYLIAGKPKDFEKSARLGSEDIFVIEADEYDTAFFDKRSKFIHYKPDTLILNNLEFDHADIFPDISYIFREFHHLLRTLKKEAQIIFPNDDSNISKVLDMGTWSKLISYDVNINNKNSVIFNDDSKQTTYKIDQEQGRIDWEMFGEHNARNAISAALAAKQYGISLKDSLSSLEKFQGVSKRQDIILDTEDLMIIEDFAHHPTAIKTTLDGLRKKFPKKRLLAAIELRSNTMKSGFHDEQLLHSVSAADLIFWKGDDSEQVKGIINKNPSKFSDICNVDNFVDGIDSLFVAGDILLIMSNGNFDNLSKKLLEKYN; encoded by the coding sequence ATGTCTAAAGAAAGAGTTCATATACTTGGTATTTGCGGAACTTTTATGGGCGGTCTTGCCTTGATGGGGAAAGAGAAGGGTATAGAGATTTCTGGATGTGATGAAAATATATATCCTCCAATGTCAGATCATCTGAAGGATATGGGCATAGAAATAATCGAAGGCTATGACTCCTCTGATCTCCCTGTCGCTGATTACTATGTAATTGGTAATTCAATCTCCAGGGGCAATCCAGCATTGGAATATTTACTCTCTAAAAAGTCTAATCTTATTTCGGGTCCCGAATGGCTTTATGATTATGTTATAAAAGATAAGAAAGTTATCGCAGTATCAGGAACTCATGGCAAAACTACCACTACAGCTATGATCGCTTGGATATTTGAAGATAATAATATTGATGTCGGCTATCTGATAGCAGGAAAACCGAAAGACTTTGAAAAGTCTGCGAGACTTGGGAGTGAAGATATATTCGTCATTGAGGCGGATGAATATGACACAGCATTCTTTGACAAAAGATCAAAATTCATTCACTACAAACCAGATACTTTGATCTTAAACAACTTAGAATTTGATCATGCAGATATATTTCCTGATATATCTTATATTTTTCGAGAATTTCATCACTTACTAAGGACTTTAAAAAAGGAAGCACAGATTATTTTTCCAAATGATGATTCAAATATCTCAAAAGTTCTCGACATGGGTACTTGGAGCAAATTAATAAGTTATGACGTAAACATTAATAACAAAAATTCAGTAATATTCAATGATGACTCAAAGCAAACTACCTATAAAATTGATCAAGAACAAGGTCGAATAGATTGGGAGATGTTTGGTGAGCACAACGCAAGAAATGCGATCTCAGCAGCTTTAGCAGCAAAACAATATGGGATTTCGTTGAAAGATTCTTTGTCTTCACTAGAAAAGTTTCAAGGTGTTTCAAAGAGACAAGATATTATTTTGGATACAGAAGACCTCATGATTATAGAGGACTTTGCTCACCACCCAACAGCTATAAAAACAACCCTAGATGGCCTGAGGAAGAAATTTCCTAAAAAACGCTTACTAGCTGCGATTGAACTGAGGTCAAATACTATGAAATCAGGTTTTCATGATGAGCAATTACTGCATTCAGTTTCCGCAGCTGACCTTATCTTTTGGAAAGGAGATGATTCTGAACAAGTCAAAGGAATTATTAATAAGAATCCATCAAAGTTTTCTGATATTTGTAATGTTGACAATTTTGTAGATGGTATAGATTCATTATTTGTTGCAGGTGATATTTTGCTTATTATGTCTAATGGCAATTTTGATAACCTCTCCAAAAAACTTTTAGAAAAATATAATTAA
- a CDS encoding LON peptidase substrate-binding domain-containing protein — MEKETSSALFPLSVNVLPGAYLPLQIFEPRYIDMVSECLANSEGFCIVLFKDDFNEENNDYLPHHKIATYVEIVDFNKLDNGLLGITVQGKYKIRIKDVWKKEDELLLGKIERINEEDDNLSNEPKYLDLWNMVKEITNHPEIKKLNLDLDLHSSISVCYILASVLPLRPQEKQTILEFENNRDKLDYLKVLIKRLGG; from the coding sequence ATGGAAAAAGAAACCTCTTCAGCTTTATTTCCTTTATCTGTGAATGTTTTGCCGGGTGCTTATTTGCCTTTACAGATATTTGAGCCTAGATATATTGATATGGTGAGTGAATGTCTAGCTAATTCTGAGGGTTTTTGTATTGTCCTATTTAAAGATGATTTTAACGAAGAAAATAATGATTATCTTCCTCATCATAAAATTGCTACTTATGTCGAGATAGTTGATTTTAATAAACTTGATAATGGCTTACTAGGCATAACGGTTCAGGGTAAATATAAGATCAGGATTAAAGATGTATGGAAAAAGGAAGATGAATTATTGCTTGGAAAAATAGAAAGGATTAACGAAGAAGATGACAATCTATCAAATGAGCCGAAATACCTAGATTTATGGAATATGGTCAAAGAAATTACAAATCATCCTGAAATTAAAAAGCTTAACTTGGATCTTGATCTCCATAGTTCTATAAGTGTTTGTTATATCCTGGCGAGTGTGCTTCCTCTGAGACCTCAAGAGAAACAAACAATTCTAGAATTTGAAAACAACCGAGATAAGCTAGATTATTTAAAGGTTTTGATTAAAAGATTAGGCGGTTAA
- a CDS encoding PaaI family thioesterase yields MTDQEIPDGFKELKIPQPHIENLGPGFYKKEDDQLFMIFFAKEEHSNFYNSAHGGALMALADFCLTSSMMKDRNSLVTTVSFHSEFLAPAPIGSKLLIRCKPKKIGKSLGFSEGDITVDGETIITFGGVGRIIKNNG; encoded by the coding sequence ATGACAGATCAAGAAATACCAGATGGTTTCAAGGAGTTAAAAATTCCCCAACCTCATATAGAAAATTTAGGTCCAGGGTTTTATAAAAAAGAAGATGATCAATTATTTATGATCTTTTTTGCTAAAGAGGAACATAGTAATTTTTACAACTCAGCACACGGTGGAGCGCTCATGGCATTAGCTGATTTTTGCCTGACATCCTCTATGATGAAAGACAGAAATAGTTTAGTTACAACGGTCAGCTTTCATTCAGAGTTTTTAGCCCCTGCACCTATAGGCAGCAAGCTGTTAATCCGCTGTAAACCGAAAAAAATCGGGAAATCATTAGGTTTTTCAGAAGGTGATATAACTGTGGATGGAGAGACTATAATTACTTTTGGAGGAGTCGGAAGAATAATTAAAAATAATGGATAA
- a CDS encoding carotenoid oxygenase family protein, with amino-acid sequence MTNLYPDHPNLRGNYAPLRMECNIQDLIIEGEVPRDLFGSYYRNGPDPQFPPMEGDYHWFAGDGMIHAFHFENGRISYLNRWAQTSKWKQERKAGRSLINALNPMDPDPEFNFEGEDGTANTNIVFHSGKLLALEEGHKPFELDPLTLESKGAWNYKGKLDSAMTAHPKIDPKTGEMIGFSYGFGVNKMSYFVVNSEGIMTTYKEFKTPYSSMVHDFVVTTKHVIFPIFPLIIDFNLTASGKSPIAWDVNRPSQIGIMPRDGSTEDIKWIESDPCFVFHPMNAFEDGDKIIADMMQFEEAPMFPHLDGSRPDLKKGEARLNRWEIDLSSNSGSIKKQYLDESIGEFPRLDERKTMSKYRYGYYASNNGDSPKGVSFNTVTSYDYDTGHKDSFTLSEFDAVGEPIFVPKNQESKEGEGYLIALSYLGKENRSDLMIFDAENVSSGPLAKAMLPHRIPYGFHGNWRQG; translated from the coding sequence ATGACAAATTTATACCCAGATCATCCAAATTTAAGGGGTAATTACGCTCCTTTAAGAATGGAGTGTAATATTCAAGATCTCATCATTGAGGGAGAAGTTCCTAGAGATTTATTCGGTAGTTACTACAGAAATGGTCCAGATCCGCAATTTCCTCCTATGGAAGGAGACTACCACTGGTTTGCAGGCGATGGGATGATACATGCGTTCCATTTTGAAAATGGTAGGATTTCTTATTTAAACCGATGGGCCCAAACTTCTAAGTGGAAACAGGAGAGAAAAGCTGGCAGATCACTCATAAATGCTCTTAATCCAATGGATCCTGATCCAGAATTTAATTTTGAAGGTGAAGATGGAACTGCAAATACCAATATAGTTTTCCACTCTGGCAAACTATTAGCCCTTGAAGAAGGTCATAAACCTTTTGAACTTGATCCTTTAACCTTAGAGTCAAAAGGTGCCTGGAACTATAAAGGAAAACTGGACTCAGCAATGACTGCACATCCAAAGATAGACCCAAAAACTGGAGAGATGATAGGTTTTAGCTATGGTTTTGGGGTAAATAAAATGAGCTACTTTGTAGTCAACTCAGAAGGGATAATGACTACATACAAAGAGTTTAAAACGCCTTACTCAAGTATGGTGCATGACTTTGTAGTTACCACAAAACATGTTATTTTCCCTATATTTCCTTTAATTATTGATTTTAATCTAACAGCAAGCGGTAAATCACCTATTGCTTGGGATGTTAATCGCCCGAGTCAAATAGGGATAATGCCAAGAGATGGTTCAACTGAAGATATAAAGTGGATAGAAAGCGATCCATGTTTTGTCTTCCATCCAATGAATGCCTTCGAAGATGGAGATAAAATAATTGCTGATATGATGCAATTTGAAGAGGCACCTATGTTTCCTCATTTAGATGGATCAAGACCTGATCTTAAAAAAGGTGAAGCCAGATTGAATAGATGGGAAATTGATCTAAGTTCAAACTCGGGTTCAATAAAAAAGCAGTATCTCGACGAAAGCATTGGCGAATTTCCAAGGTTAGACGAAAGAAAAACAATGTCTAAGTACAGATATGGATATTATGCTTCAAATAATGGAGATTCTCCTAAAGGAGTAAGCTTCAATACAGTAACTAGTTATGACTATGATACAGGCCATAAAGATAGTTTTACTCTTTCTGAGTTTGATGCTGTAGGTGAACCAATATTTGTTCCAAAAAATCAGGAATCTAAAGAGGGAGAAGGTTATTTAATCGCACTTTCTTACTTGGGCAAAGAGAATCGTTCAGATTTGATGATCTTTGATGCAGAAAATGTTTCCAGTGGGCCGCTTGCAAAGGCTATGCTACCCCATAGAATTCCTTATGGTTTCCATGGAAACTGGAGACAAGGTTAA